CCCCATAGCCTCCGCGGCGGCCTGCACCAGCGCGCCCGCCGAGCCGTGGGAAGCGTCGATCACCACCTTCGTGCCGCGCACCTCCGGGCGCACGTGGGCGGTGGCGAAGCGCACGTAGTCGTCCAGCGCGGCGGCCGGCAGCGCCGCCGGGGCCGCCAGCGCCGCCGGCAGCGCGGTGTCGTCGGCGGCCACCGCGGCCTCGATCCCGGCCAGCCCCCTGGCGTAGCCGATCGAGCCGCCGCTGCCGTCGAACAGCTTGAAGCCGTGGTAGCGCGGCGGGTTGTGCGAAGCCGTGGCCATCACCCCGGCGCGGTAGCCACGCTGCATCTGCAGCCAGTGCAGCGCCGGCGTGCTCAGCAGGCCGGCGTCGTACAGCGTGGCGCCCGCACTCGCCGCGCCGGCGGCAAAGGCGCGCAGCAACTCGCCCGAGTGGGTGCGCGCATCGTAGCCGCCGAGCAGGTCCACGCCGCCGGTAAACCGGGCAAACGCCCGCCCCACCCGGTACGCCAACAGATCATCGATCTCGACCCCGTAGACCCCCCGAATGTCATACGCCTTGAACGGTCCCATCAGTTACTGTTGCTCCGTGTCTTCGAATTCAACTCACGCCTATCCTTTGCATCATGATGTCCCTCAACTGCACGAAATCTGGCGGCTGAGTGACCCGGTCCCGCTGTAATAGGTCTCTCGCCACTTCATTGCGCTTCTGCGCTCCGGATAGTGGATTGCGGCAACGCTGGCGACCGAAAACGACGCGCCCAGGGGTTCGATTCGAAGTCGACTGCCAAGCAATTCCCGCAGGATAACCGGATCAATCGCATCATCGCCGCCGCCCTCGACGAACAACACATGCCTGCTGTCGAAGCGTACCGCGTCGGCGCCTACCCCAGCTCTGACGCGAATCATTCCGGTGACGCGTCCTCTCTGGTCAGTATAATGCGGCACTCCGGCGCCACGCTTGCCATGACATCCTCCGAGTGAGTCGCAAGGACATACTGGTTTTGGGGTGCCGATTCCACCAAACTTGACACAAATTCACCGTGCCACTCGGCATTCAGATGGAGTTCCGGCTCGTCAATCAGCACCACCGACGGCATGTCACGCGTGGCATGCCAGATGAGGAACAGGGTCGATATGACTTCCATCTGCCCTGAACTCAAACCATTGATTGTGAATGACTTCGCTCGACCTCCCGGATCAATACGGATGTCGTAGCCGTTGCCGGCAAGCGGTCTGAGTCTCCCCAGTTTCCCACCGGCGTAGCGCTCGATGATATCATTCAGTACCATCAATACGCGACCTTGGTCGCGACGACTGCTTGAGTCTTCTATCAAGCCCTTTTCGTACATCATCTTTCGCAGTACGATGCTCTTGAACACGTTCATCGAGTATTCTTCATCGAAATCACCTGCTTCATAGACACCTGGCGACCTGAGTATGGCGTCCGATTCGACGTGGGTTCCCGAGACTCTCCTGAAGCTGTGAAACAAGAGGCCGTTCGGAATCCTCACCGGATCGGAGACTTGCCCCAAGATATGTGCAACCATGTTATCTCGGATGATCCGATGCCAAGGATCACCGAAACTCGCTAGTGACTCGTCGAAAATCCCATTGCGATCTTTGACGGCGACCGTCTCTCCATCACGTTCAAATGCCAAGATCGCTGTCGACTTGTTGTCTCCACTCGTTACTCGACCCTTGACATGGGCAACTTCCGCGCCTGCCCGAATGATGTCGTCAACGCCTCCGAACGATATCTTGTCGTCGCCCTTGTCGAACAATCTCGGGATGGCAAGCAGCAACGCACAGCACTCGAGCACCGATGACTTGCCTACCCCGTTCCGGCTTCCGATGGCAACGACATCCGGCGACCCCGCGATGGGCGACAGGGGGAACTCGATATCGAGCGCGTCGATGCCCTTGTAGTTCCGGATCGACAGGTTCTCAATTCGAAAGGGATACTCGGCAGCGTTCATTCAACTCACCTGGGTTGGTCGATGGGCTCCCATATAGCATACAGCATAAGGTCCGGCGAGCGCCGCCTGACGAGCCTTGTCGTTCTCGCTCGCGCCGAGCACACCAGCCACCTGCCACGCCATCACCGTTCCGTCTCCTCCCAGGCGGTGGTGGTGTGCTGTTGTGCACGGCTGTTGGCGGCGAGGCGGCGTTTCAATTCGCGCACGCGGGCGCCGTCGGTGTAGACTGCGGGGTCGCTGAGCTCGGCCTGCAGGCGCTGCTCGTCGCGCTGCAGGCGGTCCAGTTCTTCGAGCAACTCC
This portion of the Spirochaetaceae bacterium genome encodes:
- a CDS encoding AAA family ATPase, which codes for MNAAEYPFRIENLSIRNYKGIDALDIEFPLSPIAGSPDVVAIGSRNGVGKSSVLECCALLLAIPRLFDKGDDKISFGGVDDIIRAGAEVAHVKGRVTSGDNKSTAILAFERDGETVAVKDRNGIFDESLASFGDPWHRIIRDNMVAHILGQVSDPVRIPNGLLFHSFRRVSGTHVESDAILRSPGVYEAGDFDEEYSMNVFKSIVLRKMMYEKGLIEDSSSRRDQGRVLMVLNDIIERYAGGKLGRLRPLAGNGYDIRIDPGGRAKSFTINGLSSGQMEVISTLFLIWHATRDMPSVVLIDEPELHLNAEWHGEFVSSLVESAPQNQYVLATHSEDVMASVAPECRIILTREDASPE
- a CDS encoding ABC transporter C-terminal domain-containing protein produces the protein RGGRVFIIHAPRRGAPPPPRARAAADRRRGKGGRGSKPRHRRQDTGAAAQRRQQELLEELDRLQRDEQRLQAELSDPAVYTDGARVRELKRRLAANSRAQQHTTTAWEETER